The sequence TGACTTCTTGGTATACATTAATAATCTCATCACACCTATCAAACGCACCCTAATGGTCTAGCCGGTTGGGCTTCTTGACTTCAGGAACTGGGCCAGAGGAACTCTTATAATGAGATGAAAAAAtaactttttatttttgtaccaaacattatcatatataaaaaataacatttacGTACTATATTACACATGCGCATATGTCTCAGTACATATAATCTTTCCTGTCTCTCACGAAAAGAGCTAGATGAATCATCAAAAAAGTCCatctcaaataataatataataataatttaaaaaaatgaatctATTTTGGCTGTGGGCCACTATTGGCCCATATTTTATCATCACTCGAATTTATTTGACCCTGTTTCTATTTTGGATtgttaaaataagaagaaatcaacacaatcaagaaatacatgattttttttactaGAAAAATGAAGAGAAGTAGATTGCCATGATTATTGGGCCACATGAACTGGATATACTATAATATATTGGGCTATAGCCCAATACAAGCCCAACAACAGCAACGTTAGATGATTTGTTTTTCAATCCCGAAAATACCCTCCAAAGACGAACAGATAATCCGAGGGAGGGAGGGAGTAAAAACATCCTGTGATGACGCATCTTCAAATCCACCGCTCACCGGTAGTTCCGCCATGTTCAATCGCGAATTCACCGCCGTGGTTCTGCCGTCTCGATTCCATTACCCTTCTGAAGACACAGCCGCGGGGGATGACTTCCGCCAGCAGCGGCGGCGGAGGCAGAACAATCAGGTGTATGGCCCACCCTAGAAGAGTGAGAATGGTGGCGAAGCAGATAATGAGAGAGCTTTCCGATATGTTGCTCACCGATAAGGTTTTGCAGTACGCAATTTTGCCTGAAGCTGCTCTAGGCGCGGATCGGTATCTCTCCTCGCTCACGACGATTAGTGACGTTGAAGTTTCTTCTGATTTGCAGGTACTTTTAATGCTTCTTTtcgaaattttgttttttttttccttgataATCACGTGTTGAGTGTAATTGATAAATGGCCAAATGGGTTTAAGATTACGGGTACATGTGTTCTTGAAATTCCAATTACGCAGTTATTTTCAAGAGCAAGGTTGTTTTTTCTTTATATTTGTTGTTCTTTGACACTAGCGTAATGTGCATACAGAACAGTTTAGAAGTTGAAATCCGTCCATTTCTCATCTACTATTATCAAAACTTGCTGAGCATTAGGAAGCCGGATAGAATGATTAGTGGTTTTCGAAGCTTTTCTGCATCGAATTCGGACATTCTTCCACTTAGCTGCCATTACTAGGAAGATTCATTCACCAATTTTAAGTAGCATTCAAGAAAAAAGGCTTCACTTGAATTGCACTTTTCAAATTTGTGAAATGGGAAGTGATCGGTAGCTCCTTGCTTCAAGCTTATCAAGGTCCTTTTAATGTGTCTGTCAAAGCAGTGAAATTTCCCTCtctatttaaaattttcagcTCTCTTGAAAGAACACTCATTACTCTTTCTTTTGGATCATTCAAGTATGATGGAATTGTTGTGGAACGTTAGGTATTTAAGAAGCTTGTGGTTGAAAACTATAGATCGTAAAAGGTCAGAAATTCATCTTgaatcaacataaaaataacagtAAATGCGTACTGTTCCATTGATTGATGAGTATGGGAGTTATGGATGTTCCAACGGAACAGAGAAAACCATTGCTGGTCTATGAACAATTAATTAACACTAGTCACGGGCGCACGCGTTGCGTGTATAACGCAAtacataaatataattttttttttgtgtcgTTCAATGAAGTCAAATAATCCACACATAACAATGTCAGGTAGTCGTAAAAAACTACCCAATaacaaaatattcaaaaatcaaaataatcttACCTTAATGACATTGTACATTAACATATGAATCAAAATATAATACTAACCtctttcaaaaaatataatactaactgtttttaaaaaatactaacGAATGAAGGATACAAATatttacccaaaaaaaaaacatcaaacaataaaaaaaaatttaattagggGCGTGGGATTCAGTTGGTGATGTGGGCTGtggttttggattgaaattaggGGTGTgggttttcaaataaaaaataacaactGTATGTAACTATATTAGCGCCGGTGCACAAACATTGCTTATGAAAAACATAACATACAAATATAATGTAttgtatatttaataatttttaaaattttaaaatatttgatatgtaTTATAAATGTATCTTCCACTAACGTAGTAATATTTTTCAAGACATTTGACATAATTTATCTATAAAATAGACTTTCAACaaacccaaaaataaaatatatacaatCCATATTATGTAGATGACAAATTTTCCGAAAAAATACAAAGACATCGTTTTGTGCATTCAGTACAACACCACCTCTGCATCAACACATCCACACCTTTTAGTGTTCGATCATCACCAATATGTATTTCATATGCACCACACGAAATAATTAACCTTCGGACGAAAAATCTATAACCAAAAAGTtcgttaaaattattttaattttgtacaAAAAGCAAATTAACATCCTTTTTTCAATTTCTATATATTTCACAATATAAAagctataaaaaattaataagtaatattaacaaaaataaatatttgcagcGAACAGATATAAATGCAACTCAATTTCTTCATTTCCCaataatttaatgaataataacaaaacaaaacataaacGATTAAACTAATTGAAGACCATCATGCAAAAATGAAAAACCAATGCATATCGATAGAATATATAAATAGCAAACTGAGATGCTATAAGATgctaaatcttttaaaaattgAAAGTTGGTCAGCCGTAATCTACCTTTTCAAAGAATTTTAGAATGTTTTACTTCGAAATCTAGTAATCAGAGTGAGAGTGAATTGTTCGTCAATGTGCCACTGCCAGAAAACACCATCAATGTTgtaaatcaattaaaacatcACACATTTACTTCCGAAACTTTAAAGTAATCTTACTTTTAAACATGCACCACTTTATCTTGATATTAATTAAAGTAGGTATTATAGGAAATATTATCcacgaaataataattttaaaaatcgtGAATGTTTTGCAAATCGAAAATAGAAAATATAATCATACCACGATAAGAAACTAAATGGTGGATTGTAACGTTACATGtacaaaaaatattcaaattcaTAACTTATATTCATTTAATACCAACAGAATAATGACTTTCCCGAATAATCAAGTGGGGAAAAAAATGTCATCCTTGCAATCACTCGATTATGAGAATGAAAATAAAAGTTGTGCCGGAGAAATTTACAAGCATGAAATTTTCTTTTGCACATTTAATCAAACTTGTTCAAAGCACCTTGAGTAGTAGAGTGATGTAAAATCAGAGATCACCATCAGAATATCACCATCGTCTAccttaaaaaaacaaaacaagaatAAAGAAATAATAGATAAAAACACCAAAGCAGCAAAATTATCCTGTTAATTTGAGGGAAATAAATCGCATACCTGGATGAAACAATGTGGGAAGGAAATGGAAGTTAAGATATTGTTTGGTGAGGAAACTGCTTTACGATCGTGAAAGGAATTTGAAATTGGAAATGAGAAATCGGTTGATGACAGAAACGTGAGGAAGCCATAAACGTGGGTTTTAAGTTGTGGAGTGGGCCCGTGAGTTGGAAGACAAATTTGGGTCTTGGTTTTGCAACACAAGTTTTCTTTTTTCCTCTTGTATTTGCATGtaattatgatttttgagtaagGATAATTTCGGCAATACATTAATTTGACCATGACAGTTTTTCTAATGTGTGTAACTATTATTAAAGGGTAAAGATGGTAAGGATAGTAAAGATAGTAAAGATGTGTGAACCCACGAAATGTCCTATTCCTACACAATATGCTTGACCATTTTTCGCACTTCTAATATGTAGGTAGTAAAGGTGTATGTATCTGTTTTTGGTGATGAAAGAGGAAAAGAAGTTTCCCTTGCTGGCCTCAAGTCAAAAGCAAAATATGTTCGCAGTGAGTTGGGTAGGCGTATGAAGTTGCGTCTCACTCCTGAAATTCGTTTCATAGAAGACGAATCTCTTGAACGAGGAAGCAGggtcagatttatattttattCGATATGATCTAATTGAGTTTTTTTCTATGTGATTCTTTTGTGCTACTTGGGTAGTCATCTCTCTCATCTTCTTTCCCACTTCTTGCTTGAGTGTGTGTTTCTATTTTTACTTTTGGTTTTCGTCAATTGTTGATATTTACCCCATTTGcaccttttttaaaaaactttagGAAGGTTTAAGTCGATGAGTTGAAACCATTTTCCCATTCTACTAATGTTTCTACCATATTGTTGTATGGATTAAACT comes from Henckelia pumila isolate YLH828 chromosome 4, ASM3356847v2, whole genome shotgun sequence and encodes:
- the LOC140864104 gene encoding probable ribosome-binding factor A, chloroplastic, translating into MTHLQIHRSPVVPPCSIANSPPWFCRLDSITLLKTQPRGMTSASSGGGGRTIRCMAHPRRVRMVAKQIMRELSDMLLTDKVLQYAILPEAALGADRYLSSLTTISDVEVSSDLQVVKVYVSVFGDERGKEVSLAGLKSKAKYVRSELGRRMKLRLTPEIRFIEDESLERGSRVLEILDRIKDENEKKTVEGEADDTEELSDRGNDDAEWEGDDLDDEGIIYVK